A DNA window from Rossellomorea marisflavi contains the following coding sequences:
- a CDS encoding PAS domain-containing protein gives MSINLSEHILLKALNYTGAGVLITDPVLPDNPIVFANKSFAAMTGYSMEEVMGRNCRFLQGSETDQNEIDKLRVAIKDKESVFIEVLNYKKDGTPFWNSLSVDPLYIEEEDKYYFVGVQRDVTARKRAEENYKKALLEIEQLSCPIVPLIGDIAALPLVGTMNEHRFEVVYEGASQHVSDHHIEKLIIDVSGLTYPSSDDLEGIFRLESLMNVMGTELLVTGITAEMAMLANSLNIDFPSSLKTAPTIKRMLEDIYY, from the coding sequence GTGTCTATTAACCTGAGTGAACATATATTATTAAAAGCCTTGAACTATACAGGGGCGGGTGTGTTGATCACCGATCCCGTTCTACCTGATAATCCCATCGTTTTTGCAAACAAAAGCTTTGCCGCGATGACGGGGTATTCCATGGAGGAAGTGATGGGGCGGAATTGTCGCTTCCTTCAAGGAAGTGAAACCGATCAGAACGAGATTGATAAGCTTCGTGTGGCCATCAAGGATAAAGAATCCGTCTTCATTGAAGTCCTGAACTACAAGAAAGACGGCACGCCGTTTTGGAATAGCCTGTCGGTGGATCCCTTATATATTGAAGAGGAAGATAAATACTATTTTGTAGGAGTGCAGCGGGATGTGACCGCGAGAAAGAGGGCGGAGGAAAACTATAAAAAGGCCCTGTTAGAAATTGAGCAACTTTCTTGTCCCATTGTCCCTTTAATCGGTGATATTGCAGCTCTTCCTCTTGTCGGGACGATGAATGAACATCGATTTGAGGTCGTATACGAGGGGGCCTCTCAGCATGTATCGGACCATCACATCGAGAAATTGATTATTGATGTGTCGGGTTTGACCTACCCTTCGTCTGATGACCTTGAAGGAATCTTCCGATTGGAAAGCCTTATGAACGTAATGGGGACCGAACTGCTTGTGACCGGTATCACGGCAGAAATGGCCATGCTCGCCAATTCTCTGAACATCGACTTTCCTTCTTCGCTTAAAACAGCTCCAACGATTAAACGTATGCTTGAGGATATCTATTACTAA
- a CDS encoding MBL fold metallo-hydrolase yields MNLQLIRNATLIIDYAGTRFLIDPMLAPKGTYPPFTPSKRDDIQNPIVDLPESVDAILEGIDAVILTHLHLDHFDDTAKEVLPKSINVYVQNEADAGEVRKAGFTNVHVLNNEQFNGIHLTKTKGKHGRGEILKRTGTVSGIVFKHENENTLYVAGDTVWNEEVEEEIHTHHPDIIVVNAGDNQFLEGGSIVMGKEDVLQTANAAPEATIISTHMEAVNHGTLSREELKNTAVEKGLQSRILVPDDGESYTF; encoded by the coding sequence ATGAACCTACAACTCATCAGAAACGCTACCCTGATCATTGACTATGCAGGCACGCGATTCCTCATTGACCCCATGCTCGCACCGAAAGGGACCTATCCTCCCTTCACACCGTCCAAACGGGATGACATCCAGAATCCCATCGTCGATCTGCCGGAATCTGTCGACGCCATACTGGAGGGGATCGACGCCGTAATCCTCACCCATCTCCACCTGGATCACTTTGATGACACGGCAAAAGAAGTACTCCCTAAATCCATCAATGTATATGTTCAGAACGAAGCCGATGCCGGAGAAGTCCGAAAAGCAGGCTTCACAAATGTACATGTGCTAAATAACGAGCAGTTCAACGGCATCCACCTCACCAAAACCAAAGGCAAGCACGGAAGGGGAGAGATCCTCAAGCGCACCGGGACCGTCAGCGGCATCGTCTTCAAACATGAAAACGAGAATACCCTCTACGTAGCCGGCGACACCGTATGGAATGAAGAGGTGGAAGAAGAAATACACACCCACCATCCGGATATCATCGTCGTCAACGCAGGCGACAACCAGTTCCTCGAAGGAGGATCCATCGTCATGGGCAAAGAAGACGTCCTTCAGACAGCGAACGCAGCACCCGAAGCCACCATCATCTCGACCCATATGGAAGCCGTCAACCACGGCACGCTTTCAAGGGAAGAACTCAAGAACACCGCCGTAGAGAAAGGACTCCAATCCCGCATCCTGGTGCCGGATGACGGAGAATCCTATACGTTCTAA
- the clpP gene encoding ATP-dependent Clp endopeptidase proteolytic subunit ClpP produces MNLIPTVIEQTNRGERAYDIYSRLLKDRVIMLGSAIDDNVANSIVSQLLFLESENPEKDISIYINSPGGSITAGMAIYDTIQYIKPDVQTICIGMAASMGAFLLAAGAKGKRLALPNAEVMIHQPLGGAQGQATEIEIAAKRILFLREKLNQILADRTGQPLDVISKDTDRDNFMTADRALEYGLIDRIITRNDAETK; encoded by the coding sequence ATGAACTTAATTCCTACAGTTATTGAACAAACAAACCGCGGTGAACGTGCTTATGACATCTATTCCCGTCTATTGAAGGACCGTGTGATCATGCTTGGGAGCGCCATCGATGATAATGTGGCGAACTCAATCGTATCCCAGCTTCTATTCCTAGAGTCTGAAAATCCGGAGAAAGACATCTCCATCTACATCAACTCACCAGGCGGAAGCATCACAGCCGGTATGGCGATCTACGATACGATTCAGTACATCAAACCTGATGTTCAAACGATCTGCATCGGTATGGCCGCTTCCATGGGTGCATTCCTTCTAGCTGCCGGAGCAAAAGGCAAACGTCTTGCCCTTCCAAACGCAGAAGTCATGATTCACCAACCACTTGGAGGAGCTCAAGGTCAAGCGACGGAAATCGAAATTGCAGCTAAACGCATTCTCTTCCTTCGCGAGAAATTGAACCAAATCCTTGCTGACCGCACTGGTCAACCACTTGACGTGATTTCTAAAGACACGGACCGCGACAACTTCATGACTGCGGACCGCGCTTTGGAATATGGTCTGATCGACCGTATCATCACTCGCAACGACGCAGAAACAAAATAA
- a CDS encoding histidine phosphatase family protein, with protein MRTEIYFVRHAHSTYTPEELTRPLSEKGLRDARRMTRILESEKLDHVVSSPFLRAVQTVEGTAASLNQDVILIDGFKERLLSSEPLDDFQGAIRKVWEEPSFHWEGGESNVDAQKRGVAAMLELLKEYEGKRVAVGTHGNIMVLIMNHFDPRYGLAFWESLDMPDVYRLTFDGVDLVQVSRLWEPRSEGEERP; from the coding sequence ATGAGAACTGAAATCTATTTCGTCAGACATGCCCATTCCACCTACACACCGGAGGAGCTCACCAGGCCTCTGTCGGAGAAAGGGCTGAGGGATGCCAGACGTATGACCAGGATACTAGAATCCGAAAAACTCGACCATGTGGTGTCCAGCCCGTTCTTGCGTGCGGTGCAGACGGTGGAGGGGACAGCGGCTTCCTTGAATCAAGACGTGATCCTGATAGATGGGTTCAAAGAACGGCTTCTATCTTCGGAGCCCCTAGACGATTTTCAAGGAGCCATCCGCAAGGTGTGGGAAGAGCCTTCATTCCACTGGGAAGGCGGAGAATCGAATGTGGATGCCCAGAAGCGCGGCGTCGCAGCCATGCTTGAACTTCTAAAAGAATATGAAGGGAAGCGCGTGGCCGTCGGGACACATGGGAATATCATGGTGCTCATCATGAATCACTTTGACCCCCGGTATGGATTGGCGTTTTGGGAGAGCCTCGATATGCCCGATGTGTATCGGCTGACCTTTGACGGTGTCGATCTGGTGCAAGTGTCGCGGTTGTGGGAACCCCGTTCAGAAGGGGAGGAGAGGCCATGA
- the abc-f gene encoding ribosomal protection-like ABC-F family protein, which yields MQELVKIDSVNIEIEGTLLLEQVKAGVRRGEVIGLIGNNGAGKSTLLKLLNGDIAPSSGSITPLIQGLKTVMVEQEAMNQSREALSPGETALLQKWDVPDGPYEQLSGGEKLKVRLARGIAQNAHLLLLDEPTNHLDEEGIGFLIKELKGYRGTVILVSHDRSFLDEVADVIWSIENKTVVTYEGNYSAYVKIVEQRRLTQQRAYEKQQKLIERIEGQIQDLTSWSGKAHAQSTKQEFPKEFYRSKAKRMDAQVKSKRKRLEKEIERINAEPVEVEEKKHLSVRAGRRAGKRLLEVKDLGKAHGSKELFRGASFTIQNGERVAVTGGNGSGKTTFLNMIMGNETPDEGEMWLSPAAKIGYLTQEVFDLPLDETPENLFYRETFHDRGQVRNLMTYLGFGKSQWEEPIRHMSMGERVKCKLIKYILEDRDVLILDEPTNHLDLLSREQLEHTLAAYDGTLIVVSHDRYFLEKTTSAEIAIENRKMVRKWEQAEPSKDEREELKMQLETERQEVLGKLSFMTPAQKEYAELDERFNELTKRIRDM from the coding sequence ATGCAGGAATTAGTGAAAATCGATTCAGTGAATATTGAAATAGAAGGAACGCTATTGTTGGAACAGGTGAAGGCAGGGGTGAGAAGGGGGGAGGTGATCGGTCTCATCGGAAATAATGGGGCCGGTAAATCGACTCTTCTGAAGCTGTTGAACGGTGACATTGCACCGTCGTCAGGAAGTATCACACCGCTGATTCAAGGGTTGAAGACCGTGATGGTGGAGCAGGAAGCCATGAATCAGTCAAGGGAAGCGTTGTCCCCTGGGGAAACAGCGCTCCTTCAGAAATGGGATGTGCCGGATGGACCGTATGAACAGCTGAGCGGTGGAGAGAAGCTGAAGGTGAGACTGGCACGCGGAATCGCGCAGAATGCACACTTGCTGCTTCTGGATGAACCAACCAACCATCTCGATGAAGAGGGAATCGGATTTCTGATCAAGGAGCTGAAGGGATATCGCGGGACCGTCATCCTGGTCTCCCACGACCGGTCGTTCCTCGATGAGGTGGCCGATGTGATCTGGTCCATCGAGAACAAGACGGTTGTGACATATGAGGGGAACTACTCGGCATACGTGAAGATCGTCGAGCAGCGCAGGCTCACCCAGCAGCGGGCATATGAGAAGCAGCAGAAGCTCATCGAACGGATCGAGGGACAGATCCAGGACCTTACTTCCTGGTCGGGAAAAGCCCATGCCCAGTCGACAAAGCAGGAATTTCCGAAGGAGTTCTACCGTTCGAAGGCCAAACGGATGGACGCCCAGGTGAAATCGAAGAGGAAGCGGCTTGAGAAAGAAATCGAGCGGATCAATGCCGAGCCTGTCGAGGTGGAGGAAAAGAAACACCTCTCCGTCCGTGCGGGCAGAAGGGCCGGCAAACGTCTCCTTGAAGTAAAGGATCTTGGTAAAGCCCATGGAAGCAAGGAGCTTTTCCGCGGTGCCTCCTTCACGATCCAAAACGGGGAGCGGGTGGCGGTGACCGGTGGCAATGGGAGCGGGAAGACGACGTTCCTCAATATGATCATGGGAAACGAAACGCCTGATGAAGGGGAGATGTGGCTTTCACCTGCGGCGAAGATCGGCTATCTCACCCAGGAGGTCTTCGACTTACCCCTCGATGAGACACCGGAGAATCTTTTTTACAGGGAGACGTTTCACGACCGCGGGCAGGTGAGGAACCTCATGACCTATCTCGGATTCGGCAAAAGCCAGTGGGAGGAGCCGATCCGCCATATGAGCATGGGAGAGCGGGTGAAGTGCAAGCTCATCAAGTATATCCTCGAGGACCGGGACGTGCTGATCCTCGATGAACCGACCAATCATTTGGACCTCCTGAGCCGCGAGCAGCTGGAACATACCCTGGCAGCCTACGATGGCACCCTCATCGTCGTTTCCCACGATCGCTACTTTTTAGAAAAGACGACATCGGCTGAAATTGCGATTGAAAACAGAAAAATGGTGAGAAAATGGGAACAGGCAGAGCCTTCAAAGGACGAACGGGAAGAGCTCAAGATGCAGCTTGAGACCGAGCGACAGGAGGTCCTCGGGAAGCTGAGCTTCATGACGCCTGCCCAAAAGGAATACGCTGAACTTGATGAGAGGTTCAATGAACTGACGAAACGAATCAGGGACATGTAA
- a CDS encoding GNAT family N-acetyltransferase has protein sequence MFTFQVQPNLTLALLQPHHAQEIYTLVDTNRHHLKHWLGWVDSVQSPDIYRDSIIPAWLQQLAANDGFTAGIRHHGKLVGMINLHFINWKTRSTSIGYYLSEEAQGNGIMQACVTALLQHAFDDLSLNKVDIQCAEGNKRSRHIPERLGFKQEGISRDAEFINGHYNDIVTYSLLAKEWRATSK, from the coding sequence ATGTTCACATTCCAAGTCCAACCAAACCTAACACTAGCCCTTCTCCAACCTCACCACGCCCAGGAAATCTACACCCTCGTCGACACCAACCGCCACCACCTCAAACACTGGCTCGGCTGGGTAGATAGCGTCCAATCACCCGACATCTACCGCGACTCCATCATCCCCGCCTGGCTCCAACAACTCGCCGCCAACGACGGATTCACCGCCGGCATCCGCCACCACGGCAAACTCGTCGGCATGATCAACCTCCACTTCATCAACTGGAAAACCCGAAGCACCAGCATCGGCTACTACCTATCAGAAGAAGCCCAAGGCAACGGAATCATGCAGGCCTGCGTCACCGCCCTTCTCCAGCACGCATTCGACGACCTCAGCCTGAACAAAGTCGACATCCAGTGCGCCGAAGGCAACAAGAGAAGCCGCCACATCCCCGAACGTCTCGGATTTAAACAGGAAGGCATCTCCCGCGACGCCGAATTCATCAACGGCCATTACAACGACATCGTCACCTACAGCCTACTTGCAAAAGAGTGGAGAGCAACTAGCAAATAG
- a CDS encoding ATP-binding protein: MDKLLEFYHSSLRRRIIVLMTGFILVFLIGAGCLYWYDHRLSVEYDETKAKLDDRKEVAQKLDRQFNRIFFEGRGYVAFKRSEFKDNINDLKKELKITIKELDRVSTTEEDDTFALTVKDFYVYYNNIINETFDLVDKNDDEAIQENSKNGATAEVEDFLTNLDDYNDGIQQSTDEAYEELRAKEATSQTIFLVFVLLMLLLLMRIMRSIAKQIGQPLEEVATSAQHIAETGTYQNWTFNKDRHDEIGQLSRAFEKMIFTVQEKEEHLVSQNEELQAQQDELEVQQEELERLLHLARDRGEQLERRNEFINGISNSLNKKEVLESIVKSMCSLMGAPRGMIVLMDDQDTHASFGVSKEAIGQFLAHIQNGLHQRLFETKEPFCVKRELVTAEKGYHEETMYSYDLFIPVLSAQGELEAFMVFSRFGDGFTDKEQQEYKGFAKQISISLRNILLYEDSERVRHMNQDILNNLQEGIQLVDPMGDSLLVNTKFARIIGSDMGALKDAPYSKWGCSIVTQVENGDELKDYYQNVIRNQETGHSMIYRLTEGNDVFQVYSTSLYHEEEHVGTIFVHRDITKEYEVDQMKSEFVSTVSHELRTPLASVLGFTELMLTRDLKPERTKKYLNTIYKEAQRLTSLINDFLDVQRMESGKQTFEKKYEDVLDIIRNIVDLTKVSSPHHTFTIGRETDCTIVLGDGDKLTQAFTNLISNAVKYSPDGGDVTILMKEKEDRISIEIRDEGLGIPEEAIGKLFTKFYRIDNSDRRKIGGTGLGLTIVKEIIEAHGGSVTVSSELGKGSTFTVTLPVITLDTFKEEEQGNGHNILVIEDDMSLASLLATELSESGFQVDHTTNGSSAIERLKRTKPDAIVLDIMLGGKLNGWDVLEEIKKEESLTGIPIIISSALDEKEKGLTLGASDYLMKPYHPSKLSKTILHLLLKKGTKGDILVPTEDRTIE, translated from the coding sequence ATGGATAAACTCCTTGAATTCTACCATTCCAGCCTGAGACGGAGGATCATTGTCCTCATGACAGGGTTCATCCTCGTGTTCCTGATAGGAGCAGGCTGTTTATACTGGTACGATCATAGGCTTTCCGTTGAGTACGATGAGACGAAAGCCAAGCTCGATGACCGGAAGGAAGTCGCCCAGAAGCTTGACCGGCAGTTCAACCGGATCTTCTTTGAGGGGCGCGGGTATGTGGCGTTTAAACGAAGTGAGTTCAAGGATAATATCAATGACCTTAAGAAAGAATTAAAGATTACGATCAAAGAACTGGATCGCGTCTCTACTACAGAGGAAGATGACACCTTTGCCTTAACGGTCAAAGACTTCTATGTTTACTACAACAACATCATTAATGAAACGTTTGACTTGGTGGATAAAAATGATGATGAGGCCATCCAGGAGAACTCTAAAAATGGAGCCACGGCAGAAGTGGAGGACTTTCTCACGAACCTCGATGATTATAATGACGGCATCCAGCAATCCACCGATGAAGCCTATGAAGAACTCCGAGCTAAGGAAGCAACGAGTCAGACCATCTTCCTTGTGTTCGTCTTGCTCATGCTGCTCCTACTGATGCGGATCATGCGCTCGATTGCCAAGCAGATCGGTCAGCCCCTTGAAGAGGTGGCCACCTCCGCCCAACATATCGCCGAGACCGGTACGTATCAAAACTGGACATTCAATAAGGACCGCCATGATGAGATTGGCCAGCTGTCCCGCGCATTTGAGAAAATGATCTTCACCGTCCAGGAAAAAGAAGAGCATCTTGTGTCCCAGAATGAAGAACTCCAGGCCCAGCAGGATGAGCTCGAAGTCCAGCAGGAGGAATTGGAACGATTGCTTCATCTTGCGCGCGACAGGGGAGAGCAGCTTGAACGCCGGAACGAATTCATCAATGGAATTTCGAACTCCCTTAATAAGAAAGAGGTACTGGAAAGCATCGTCAAGAGCATGTGCAGTCTCATGGGCGCACCACGGGGGATGATCGTTCTCATGGATGACCAGGATACCCATGCTTCCTTCGGGGTATCCAAGGAAGCCATCGGTCAGTTCCTTGCCCATATCCAGAATGGTCTTCATCAGCGGTTATTCGAGACCAAGGAACCGTTCTGTGTAAAACGTGAGCTCGTCACAGCGGAAAAAGGCTATCATGAGGAAACCATGTATTCTTATGACCTGTTCATCCCGGTCCTGTCTGCTCAAGGAGAGCTGGAGGCCTTCATGGTGTTCAGCCGCTTCGGTGACGGATTCACCGACAAGGAACAGCAGGAGTACAAAGGGTTTGCGAAGCAGATCTCCATTTCTCTCAGGAACATCCTACTCTATGAGGATTCCGAACGGGTACGTCACATGAACCAGGATATCCTGAATAATCTCCAGGAAGGGATCCAGCTCGTTGACCCGATGGGCGACAGCCTGCTGGTGAATACCAAGTTTGCGAGGATCATCGGAAGTGACATGGGCGCCCTGAAAGATGCTCCATATTCAAAGTGGGGCTGCAGCATTGTCACCCAGGTGGAAAACGGTGATGAACTCAAGGATTATTATCAAAATGTCATCCGCAATCAGGAAACGGGTCACAGCATGATCTACAGGCTTACAGAAGGAAACGATGTCTTCCAGGTGTATTCTACCTCCCTTTACCACGAGGAGGAGCATGTCGGTACCATTTTCGTCCATCGGGACATCACAAAGGAATACGAAGTCGACCAGATGAAATCGGAATTCGTCAGCACCGTCAGCCATGAGCTGCGGACACCACTTGCCAGTGTCCTGGGCTTTACGGAACTCATGCTGACCCGTGACCTGAAGCCGGAGCGGACGAAGAAATACTTGAACACCATCTACAAGGAAGCACAGCGCCTGACCTCCCTGATCAATGACTTCCTTGACGTGCAACGGATGGAATCAGGGAAACAGACATTTGAGAAGAAGTATGAAGACGTCCTGGACATCATCCGGAATATCGTGGACCTCACGAAGGTGAGTTCCCCCCATCATACCTTCACGATCGGGAGGGAAACGGATTGCACCATCGTCCTCGGTGACGGGGATAAACTCACACAGGCGTTCACGAATCTCATCAGCAATGCGGTGAAATACTCACCGGATGGAGGGGACGTCACGATACTCATGAAGGAAAAAGAAGACCGGATCTCCATCGAGATCCGCGATGAAGGGTTGGGCATCCCGGAAGAGGCAATCGGGAAGCTCTTCACGAAATTCTACCGGATCGACAATTCAGACCGGCGGAAGATCGGAGGCACGGGCCTCGGCCTTACCATCGTCAAGGAAATCATCGAGGCCCACGGCGGGTCTGTGACCGTGTCGTCTGAACTCGGAAAAGGAAGCACCTTCACGGTCACCCTCCCGGTCATCACCCTTGATACGTTCAAGGAGGAAGAACAGGGGAACGGCCATAACATCCTTGTGATTGAAGACGATATGAGCCTTGCATCCCTTCTCGCAACAGAGCTTTCCGAGAGCGGCTTCCAGGTGGATCACACGACGAATGGCTCAAGTGCCATCGAGCGTCTGAAGCGGACGAAACCCGATGCCATCGTCCTGGATATCATGCTTGGGGGTAAACTGAATGGCTGGGATGTGCTTGAGGAAATCAAGAAGGAAGAGAGCCTGACCGGCATACCGATCATCATCTCCTCCGCCCTTGATGAGAAAGAAAAGGGGTTGACCCTAGGGGCAAGCGACTACCTGATGAAACCCTATCATCCAAGCAAACTATCAAAAACCATTCTTCACCTTCTATTGAAAAAAGGGACAAAAGGAGATATCCTTGTCCCGACAGAAGACCGAACGATCGAATGA
- a CDS encoding response regulator transcription factor encodes MAKILIAEDEEVLRMLMVDTLEDEGYDIDEAADGQEAIEHILGTDYDLIVLDYMMPAYTGLEVIDQVRNHHGKSDVKIMMVSAKNQQADKDLVLAAGADYFMSKPYSPVELMEKIGDILNG; translated from the coding sequence ATGGCGAAGATCTTGATTGCGGAAGACGAAGAAGTGCTGCGCATGCTCATGGTCGACACCCTTGAAGATGAAGGATATGACATCGACGAAGCGGCCGACGGACAAGAAGCGATCGAGCACATACTCGGGACCGATTACGACCTCATCGTCCTTGATTATATGATGCCCGCCTATACGGGCCTCGAGGTCATCGATCAGGTGAGGAACCACCATGGGAAGAGCGATGTGAAGATCATGATGGTATCGGCGAAGAACCAGCAGGCGGATAAGGACCTTGTCCTTGCTGCCGGTGCCGACTACTTCATGTCGAAGCCCTACAGCCCGGTCGAACTCATGGAGAAGATCGGGGACATTCTGAATGGATAA
- a CDS encoding glycosyltransferase family 2 protein, which produces MNISDAWGNVLLGIGWFVLIYMILVISFYTILLVISMFQLRKSYQLDDWEPYEELLHLSQTKPVSILVPAYNESVGIMATVRSLLSIEYPEYEVIIVNDGSTDDSLEKLIETFQLVKIKWVIRQQLETQPVKAVYQSKLYKNLLVVDKANGGKADALNAGINVSNFPYFCSIDGDSVLERSAFLKVMKPIIESDGDVIASGGSIRIANGCDIESGEIVKIGLSRSPLVVMQVIEYLRAFLMGRIGLSRHNLLLIVSGAFGVFSKSWVIRAGGYAHTVGEDMELVVRLHRFVKEEKADKQIVYVPDPVSWTEAPESMKYLRRQRSRWHRGLFESLWIHKKLLFNPKYGSIGMVSMPYFLIIEFLGPVVELTGYLIMIVSLLFGGVYLEFAILLFLLSIFYGSILSMSAVLLEEWTIRKYPKASDIMKLFFYSLTETLWYRPLTVLWRCEGIIDFLRKKRGWGEMARKGVSK; this is translated from the coding sequence ATGAACATTTCAGACGCATGGGGAAACGTCCTGCTCGGCATCGGGTGGTTCGTTCTCATTTATATGATTCTCGTCATCTCTTTTTATACAATCCTGCTTGTGATCTCCATGTTCCAGCTGCGGAAATCGTATCAGCTTGACGACTGGGAGCCGTATGAAGAGCTCCTTCATCTTTCCCAGACGAAGCCGGTATCGATCCTGGTGCCCGCCTATAATGAATCCGTCGGGATCATGGCCACGGTCCGGTCCCTCCTGAGCATCGAGTATCCGGAATACGAAGTGATCATCGTGAACGACGGGTCGACGGATGATTCCCTTGAGAAGCTCATCGAGACGTTCCAGCTGGTGAAGATCAAGTGGGTCATCCGGCAGCAGCTCGAAACCCAGCCCGTCAAAGCGGTCTATCAATCGAAGCTGTATAAGAACCTCCTTGTCGTCGATAAAGCAAACGGAGGGAAGGCCGATGCCCTGAATGCAGGGATCAATGTGTCCAACTTCCCGTATTTCTGCTCAATCGACGGGGATTCGGTCCTTGAGCGGTCCGCCTTCCTCAAGGTCATGAAGCCCATCATCGAATCTGATGGAGACGTCATCGCCTCAGGTGGAAGCATACGGATCGCCAATGGATGTGACATCGAGAGCGGAGAGATCGTGAAGATCGGGTTATCCCGTTCTCCGCTTGTCGTCATGCAGGTAATCGAGTACCTGAGAGCGTTCCTGATGGGACGAATCGGACTCAGCCGGCACAATCTCCTCCTCATCGTATCCGGGGCCTTCGGCGTCTTCTCGAAGAGCTGGGTCATCCGGGCCGGGGGCTATGCCCATACGGTGGGGGAAGACATGGAACTCGTCGTGAGGCTCCATCGATTCGTGAAAGAAGAGAAGGCAGACAAACAAATCGTCTACGTCCCGGATCCCGTCAGCTGGACGGAAGCACCGGAATCCATGAAATACTTGCGGAGACAGCGGAGCAGATGGCACCGCGGACTGTTCGAGAGCCTTTGGATCCACAAAAAGCTCCTGTTCAATCCGAAATACGGCTCCATCGGCATGGTGTCCATGCCCTATTTCCTCATCATCGAGTTCCTCGGACCGGTCGTGGAGCTCACGGGCTATCTCATCATGATTGTCTCGCTGCTGTTCGGCGGCGTATATCTGGAGTTTGCCATCCTATTATTCTTATTATCAATCTTCTATGGTTCGATCCTTTCCATGTCAGCTGTGCTGCTGGAGGAATGGACGATCCGGAAGTATCCGAAGGCATCTGACATTATGAAACTATTCTTCTATTCCCTAACAGAGACCCTCTGGTATCGCCCGTTGACCGTTCTGTGGCGCTGTGAAGGCATCATCGACTTCCTCCGCAAGAAGCGGGGCTGGGGTGAAATGGCGAGAAAAGGAGTATCCAAATGA
- a CDS encoding HEAT repeat domain-containing protein has protein sequence MFKDELLFFVVMLGIFLIILFSIFLYLVMKKIRETKKRESIEAYKEELQLPLFHFLREGAEEVEVGRDPLQIRALIELMAGFSQTFASEDILMRIRLFAEDHFDGEIKKHLRHRRWSMRMNGLYWIEDFGMRTMTVELDRVYQSRRLTKQEEIQILKIYIKNGSSDVMKALMHPKHEFTEFEYSLLFQALGNEDFEGLMEAAGELPEVMHHSLIDSIGMRQNPHYAGFLEEKLGSASSEIRIRALKAIVAMEHYLPPDLLAEHLESDSWQERLMAIKVCEYVRNPELTGLLIGLMRDPSFYVRSQAAQAIMRLERGQEILKEMAVSEEDLYARDMAEQWLERGRIT, from the coding sequence TTGTTCAAAGATGAGCTGTTGTTTTTTGTCGTGATGCTCGGGATTTTCCTGATCATCTTATTCTCGATCTTTCTTTATCTCGTCATGAAAAAAATAAGAGAAACGAAGAAGCGTGAAAGTATAGAGGCATATAAAGAGGAACTCCAGCTTCCTCTTTTCCATTTCCTCAGGGAAGGAGCGGAGGAAGTTGAAGTGGGAAGGGATCCCCTTCAAATCAGGGCATTGATCGAGCTGATGGCTGGTTTCTCCCAAACATTCGCAAGCGAAGATATCCTTATGAGGATCCGCCTTTTCGCAGAGGACCACTTTGACGGGGAGATCAAGAAGCATCTCCGTCACCGGCGGTGGAGTATGCGGATGAATGGTCTGTACTGGATCGAGGACTTCGGGATGCGCACCATGACAGTCGAACTCGACAGGGTCTATCAATCACGCAGACTGACCAAACAGGAAGAAATACAGATTCTCAAAATCTACATCAAGAATGGATCATCCGATGTGATGAAAGCCCTTATGCATCCGAAGCATGAATTCACGGAATTTGAGTACAGCCTTCTGTTCCAAGCCCTTGGAAATGAAGATTTTGAGGGACTCATGGAGGCGGCAGGGGAGTTGCCGGAGGTCATGCATCATTCCCTTATTGATAGCATCGGCATGAGGCAGAATCCACATTATGCAGGATTTTTGGAGGAGAAGCTCGGATCGGCATCTTCCGAAATCCGGATCCGTGCCTTGAAAGCAATCGTGGCCATGGAGCATTATCTTCCGCCTGACTTACTTGCCGAACACCTGGAGTCAGACTCATGGCAGGAACGCCTCATGGCCATCAAGGTATGTGAATACGTACGGAATCCCGAATTGACAGGCCTTCTCATCGGCTTGATGAGGGATCCGTCCTTCTATGTGCGGTCGCAGGCGGCCCAGGCCATCATGCGATTGGAACGGGGTCAAGAAATCCTGAAGGAAATGGCTGTATCAGAAGAAGATCTTTATGCCAGGGATATGGCGGAACAATGGTTGGAAAGGGGCAGGATCACATGA